Genomic DNA from Desulfovibrio psychrotolerans:
TCTATCAATGCCGGGTGCTCCGGAGAAACATGATTTGTGGAGATTCAGCATGATGTTCCGCTGCGCGTTACTGGTTCTGACCCTGCTGCTTGCAGGTATTCCCGGTGTATCCAACGCTGAGGATTTGCCTGTGCCCGGCATGGTCACAATGATAGATCTTGGAGCAAAGAACTGCATACCATGCAAGATGATGGCTCCCATTCTGGTGAAACTGGAAAAAGAATATGCGGGAAGGGCTGCCATACGGTTTATTGATGTATGGGAGAATCCCGACCAGACACCAAAATACGGCATACGGGCCATTCCCACGCAGATTTTTTACGACAAGAACGGTAAGGAACGGGAACGCCACGTGGGTTTTTTGGATGAAGCAAGCATACGCCAAAAGGTGGATGCCCTGATGCAGGAATAGGATGAAAACGGATGTGTTTACCATCTGCACCGTGCGCTGTTTTCCGGAAATGGCGCTGCGGTGCAGATGGGCGCTGTGCGGCGGGGCATTGCCCCGCGCCGTAAGCGGATAAGGATGTGAAGCAAAGGAGTGGCGGTGTTCGACGAATTTTTGCTCACCATCAATATGTGGATGACCGGTGCCTTTGGACTCGCGGTGCTGGGATGTTTTTTGTGGGGCGTGGTGAGCATTCTGTTCAGCCCCTGCCATCTTGCATCCATTCCCCTTATGGTCGGCTATGTGGCAGGGCAGGGGCGTGTGGTGCAGGGCAGAGAGGCTGTGGGCTATGCCGGGCTGTTCAGCTTTGGGCTGTTTGTTTCCATAACCGCCGTGGGGGTGCTGTGCTCCCTGCTTGGACGCATGCTGGGAGACGTCTCGCCGTTGTGGGGCGTGCCTGTGGGGTTGCTTTTTTTCTGGCTGGGGCTTGATATGATGGGGGTTGCCGTGTGCCGCCTGCCGGGAGGCGGATTGAGTCGCTTTGCTCTGCGTGGTCATTTGGGGGCATGGGTTCTGGGGCTTTCGTACGGCATTCTTTCCGGCGCGTGCACCTTCGGCTTTATTGCGCCCATTCTCGCCATTATCACAGTACAGGAAAGAGTGGCAGAGGGTGTAATACTCATACTCGCGTTCGCTTTGGGGCATTGTCTGCCCATTGTCATCGCAGGCAGTTCTGTGGCGTTCAGTCAGCGCATGGCAGAGGGCAGGGGCATGGCGGTTGTCACAAAGTGGGGACGCAAGGTCGCCGGTGTGATTGTGTCTGCCATAGGTGGCTATTTTGTCGTCAATGCGTTTGTGTAAGGTTTTGAGGCACTGGAATTTTTCTAGAAATTATCTATTTATGGAGGTAGAGTAGTTCCGGTGGGTTATGGAACTGTTGCGGGAAGGGCCGCTCTGATTTACTTGACGGCGGGCAACTTCATCCGTAAGGCAAATTCCATGAAGCAAAGGGTTTATCGGGCATTGGCGGGGTGCGTGCTGGTCATTTTCCTGCTCTCCGGGCTGGGGGGGCAGGCTGTGCCTGTGTTCGGCGATGCACATGCCGTAGCGGCCCAGCCCGACAAAACAGCGGCAGGCGGAGCGTCTGCTAAGTCGTCCGGTGCCAGCAAGAGCAAGGCCGCTAAGAAGAAGTCCGGAAGCAAGGCGCAGAAAGCGGGCGCCAAATCCGCTAAAAAAGCCGGGGACCAGTCTGCGAAAAAATCCGTTCAAACGGTTGCCAGCCTTCAGAATACAAAGCAGCCTGCCAAGGCTGAGAAGGTGCATAAGGCTGTTGAGGCGGTGGCTGCGGGAGTGGTGGCATCGGGAACTGCGTCCGGCACTGCTCAGACGTTTGGAAATCGGTTCACCGTAAAGCCGCTGGTAGTCTCTTCCGGTGATGCTTCATTGGCCCCCGCTCCGCAGCAGGAATTTCAGGTTACCGCAGACGTTCTTCAGGCCGCACTGGAAGAGGTTCGGGCGGCGGTGGAAGACAACGGCTATGCTCTGCCTGTTGAGGCTGCTGCGGCATTGCCCCGCAGGGGCACACCGATTGCGCTGATACCTGTGCAGGAAAAGGCGGAGGTTGCCGCACTTGTCCCCATGCAGGAAGTCCGGCAACCTAAGGCTCCCCAGATTTCCCCTGCGCCATCAGGTTCCCCCGCCCCCAAGGCTGTCAAGGACCTTAAGCTTAACGTCCGGTCCGCCATTCTTATTAATATGACCACCGGCGATGTCTACTACGAACAGAACCCGGACGCTGTTATCGCCCCTGCATCCATCACCAAGCTGCTTACCCTGTATCTGGTCCGCGAGGCCATGGCGCAGGGAACATTGTCTCCCAAGACACTCATTCCCGTCAGTGCCAAGGCGGTGAATACGGGCGGCTCGCGTATGGCGTTGAAGAAAGGCGAAAAGGTGGCTCTGGAAGATCTAATCAAGGGCATAAGTGTGGTTTCTGCCAACAACGCCTGCGTGGCTGTGGCAGAATACATGTCCAAGGGCGATACTGCTAAATTCGTGGCTCAGATGAACGCCAAGGCCAAGAAGCTGGGCATGACCAAGAGCACGTTCAAGAATCCCAACGGGTTGCCCGCCAAGGGGCAGCTTTCTACAGCCAGAGACCTTGCCAAGCTTTCCATCAGCTACCTGCGTAAGTTCCCGGAATCGCTGCCTGTGCATTCCATGACATCTTTCACCTATCACGGCTCCACCCGCCGCAACGCCAACTCGCTGCTCCGCACCTATGATGGGGTGGACGGCCTGAAAACCGGGTTTGTGAACGCCTCCGGCTTCAATATCACGGTAACGGCAAAGCGCGGCAAAACTCGCCTGCTGGCAGTGGTTCTGGGCGCGGATAATCCGGTCATCCGTCAGGTGGAGACAGCCAAGCTGCTGGATTACGGCTTCACTATCGTGGAGGGCGGACCGCAGAAGTCCAGACAAGCTGCATCCGGGTTCAAGCCTTTTGCCGAGAACGATGTGTAGCCGGACCGTCTAGCCGCCGGTATCCCCCTCTGCCCGCCTCTGATCCGTTTCACGAAACTGCCCCGCACGTCAGCCGCACATCAGGCCCGTAAAGTGCCTGTGAAGCGGCTTCACGCATCGGCCCTGTCACCGGTGCCGCGCCCGCGTATTCTTTCGCAGCCCTTTAAAACGGCTAAACGGTCCAAGGAGCCACCCTTGAACCGTATTATTTCGTTTAGCCGTAAAAGAAAGAAGGTAAACAGAATATAGCATGGATCGTGCCAAGGCGCTGGTTTGGGAAGATGTAATTTTTAATACAATAAAATCAAGAGCGTGTGACAGGAGGTGGGTTGCTCGCCCGTCAGGGTGTCCGGCTGGTTGGTTCAGAAAATTTTACTCAGGGCATTGCCTGCGGCAGGTTGGCCGGGGGGTGTTTAATATTTTGAACAATTCGTCCATCAAGAATATGTTTTTATAACATGCGGTTATGGGTGTGGCTTTGTGCGGTTGCCTTTTCGGCGCGGTGCAGACAGAGGCACGAAGGCGGCGGACTGCGCGGGGTACAAGAAATTTTACAGCATTATTTCCTGCGGGGGCAGGGCTGCCCTGTGGTGTTGACACCTGCCGGAGACTCCCGCATAGTGCGAGAATCAGTAAAGGTGTATCGAGCAATCCTGTACTGCGGATGCGGCATAAAGGCCATGCGTGCGGTCAGGGAGCGGGCCGTGGGTGTGGCCTGCATTGTTGCGGTAGACCGGAGAAAGGCTCTCTTCGCGGCCACAGACAGGGCATGTGCTCCCCACAGGGTGCGAAGGGAAAGCCGGGAGGTGGATATGGCAAATGTGCAGACCAAACAGGCGGCACAGCATAACGGTCTTACGGAACTCTTCCGGGACAAGCTGCGCAAGGTCACAGACAGCGGCGGTGCGCAGGACAGGGTGCAGCGCATTATGCTGGCGCTTGGCTACGCCATGGCACTGACGCCGACAGGCAATCCGGGGTTTACACGGATTACCGACTACAAGGGCATGCCGGTGAACGTGTGGGTGGGCGATGCCGGATTAACGGCCTGGCCGCGCACGCTGCTTTCTCCCGTGTGGGTGGGCTATTACTCCCTTGAGGAGCCTGCGGAGATGGTGCAGTACGAGGAGCATGAGCGTCTTATGGATTATCTGCGCGACCGGCATCCGGAAGCGTTTCAGACACCTTCTGCATTCGGAGAGGGTGAGGGGTAGTCGAAGGTTGCCACGGATATCCTGAGATGCCCGTATATGCCCGTAGATAGCCGGGGATAGCTTCAGGGATAGCCGGGAGATCATCGGGCACTTTGCGCGATCCGCTCTGCCGATGCGGGCTGTTATGGCCGCGCGTGCGTCTTCTCTTTTCCGGTGATGTGTTAGCCGGGTGAAATTGATCGGCCTGTCTGCCGGTTGCGCGGGCAGGCTCTCGGCCCCGTTCTATTCCGTGTCGCCCGTGTAGTCCGTGTCATTCCATGCCGATGTTTCCGGCGGGAGCAGGGGCCGGGGTTGCTGCGCACGGCACAAGGATTTATCCCCTCCTCTCCTGCCCGCTGTTTCCGCGTATTGACGCACACCTGTGCGGCGGCTATCTTCGGGCGTTGCTTACCAATACGCCAAGGAGATGCGTTTTTTATGCTCGACCTCAAGCTTTTGCAGAGAGACCCCGATATTGTTGTTACCGCCCTTGCCAAGCGGCATTCCAAAATAGATGTGAGCGAGTTTCTGGAACTGGATGCCCGTCGCCGTGCCTTGCTGAACGAGGTAGAGGGCCTGAAGAGCGAGCGCAATAAGGCCTCGGAAGAGGTTGCCAAGCTCAAGCGGGCCGGGCAGGACGCCTCCGGGCGCATTGCGGAGCTGGGCGAGCTTGCGGAGCGCATCAAGCTGCTGGACGTAGAAGCGGAAGCCGTAGTGGCCAAAGTGAGTGAGTGGCTGGTTGCCGTGCCCAACGTTCCCCACGAATCCGTGCCCGTGGGAGCAGACGAGAACGACAATGTGGAACTGCACCGCTGGGGCAGTGCGCCCGCCTTTGATTTTTCGCCTAAGGAGCACTGGGAGCTTGCGGAGCAGCTGGGCGGGCTGGATTTTGAACGCGGTGCCAAGCTTGCGGGGTCGCGCTTTACCGTGCTCTGGGGCTGGGCGGCGCGGCTGGAGCGGGCACTGGTGAACTTGTTCCTTGATATCCAGACCCGTGAACACGGGTATACAGAAATGTTCCCTCCGGCCATTGTAAACAGCGGTGCCATGACCGGCACCGGGCAGCTTCCCAAGTTTGAGGAAGACCTGTTCAAGCTCAACTACAAGGATTTTTACCTTATTCCCACCGCAGAGGTGCCCCTGACCAACCTGCTCTCCGGCGAGATGCTCTCCGAGGCGGAGCTGCCCATGGCCTTTACCGCCCAGACGCAGTGCTTCCGGTCAGAGGCAGGCAGCTACGGCAAGGACACCAAGGGGCTTATCCGGCAGCATCAGTTCACCAAGGTGGAGATGGTGCGGCTTTCGCACCCCGATACCTCCTATGAACAACTGGAGCTTATGCGTCAGCATGCGGAAAATCTGCTGCAACGCCTTGGCTTGCATTACAGGGTGGTTACATTGTGTTCGGGTGATATGGGGTTCGCGTCTTCCAAAACCTATGACATAGAGGTGTGGTTGCCCGGACAGGGCAAGTTTCGCGAGATATCGTCCTGCTCCAACTGCACCGATTTTCAGGCCCGGCGCGCCAACCTGCGCTTTAAGCGCGAAGGTGCAAAAAAGCCGGAATATGTGCACACCCTGAACGGCTCCGGGCTTCCCACAGGGCGCACCATGGTGGCGATACTGGAGAACTACCAGCAGGCAGACGGCTCCATAGCCATACCGGAAGCGCTGCGCCCCTATCTTGATGGCCTTGAGGTTATTACGCCAGCCATGGCCAAAGGCAGGTAAAATTGGCCTGAAAGCGGTTTAGGGGTTGACAATCAAGGGCCGAAGTCTTTATACAGCCCCCTCGCATGGGTCGTTAACTCAGTCGGTAGAGTATCTGCCTTTTAAGCAGAGAGTCGCAGGTTCGAGCCCCGCACGACCCACCAGAAAATCAAGGACTTGAAGGTTTGCCTTCAAGTCCTTTTTCTTTTTCCCCACACCATTCCCCACACGAAAAATGAAAACCAAAAGCGTGCAATGAAAATAGCTGCATGGATTTACCCTGCGATGGTCAAAATCTTACTGGCTTGCCGTGGATTTGGCTTCATTTTTTTTGGTTCTTTCACGTCTTCGGGTGAGGGCCTCTTCGGTACTAAGGAGGATGCCTGAGCGAATGCTCTCGTCAACACGGTAATAGTCATATCTATGTTCCCTAGTTATGTCTTTAAGTATGCTCTCTGCGTCTATGTTTTTATTGCCACTAGTGTATTCTTTGAGAACATGCGCATACTTTCTAGCGGTAGAAAATTTTCTATACCAAACCTCTTCGGTTATTAGTTTTTTTATGTGTCCCGAAACATTATTGTCACTTTTGAGTATATTTACTGTGTCCCAAATCCACAATCCTACTGTGTTTGATTCATCGTTTATTATATGTCTTTCATTCACGATATCTTTTTTTTGTTTCTTGATATATTCTATGGCTGCAGTCTCATGTTTTCCGTTTGTTTTTGGCATGTTGATTCCACCAATACTTTTCGTGTATAAATTTCCTATTTCCTCATCTTTTATGAAATCATTTATATTGCCATAAAAAGGAATGCTCTTGCCTTCATTTATATGCTCGGCAATAAGTGTGGGATATTCTTTGAAAGATAAGTCTGTGAACATCATTTTGTATTTTTTAAATATTTTACAAAGTACGACATGCTCTTCTTTGTTAATAATGCTATCTTTATCTAATTCAAAGTTCAATGTTTCTATGGCAATCTTTTTATTAATAAAACACATCCTTCCATAACATCCGATCTTGTGTGGAACATATGAATCAAAATAAATCCAGAATAGCTTGTCATTCTCAAATAGACATTTAAAGCAGTCGTGTGGGTGGTTCTCAAAATCTTTTGCAAGTGAACAAATATGTTTCAATATTTTAGAAACACCATATTTCAATTTAGAATCTTTGTGAACGTCTATGTAAAATTTTCTTTTAACAAACTCGCGATGCCAAAAAAGAGAATTATAATACATCATATAATTTACAGATATATTTGACCCAATTTCGCTTGCTTCATCGATAGTGATTGATTCTAATCCTAAGTTTTTTTGCTTAAATGTTTTCCTTATAAAAAATTCTGAAACATTGATGTAAACAGAAGATGCAAGCTTAGATATTTTTCTTGATTGCTTATGTGGTATTTTATTCGATTTCAGAATAAAAACAGAATCTTTTTGAACTCCTTTGCATTTTGAAATTAAATATGCTGAAAATTTTGTAATTTCTAATTCTTCTTCTGTTACTGTCAATAGATCAGTGTTTGCATCTCTCTCTATTTTTTTCATTGAAGACAAAATCATAATCCACAAACTCATATAGTGATCATCGTCAGCTTCTTTTCTTAAATCTAGACCCTTTTTGCTATTCTGCACTGCTCTGCCGACTTCACGCAAAAAAAAGTTCACTTCTTGTCGCAACCTTGCAGGTGCAAGCGCAGTTATTTCCAGAATTTTTTGGAACTGGGGTGCTTGCTTATGCAATACAATTAACATTTTCTCCACAGCTTCCTCCAAAAAATACAAAAAAATCAGGATGTTGTCCATTTTTTGCGCAAGATTTCGCTTATTCTTCCCTACCTCCCTCGCAGTTCACGATCTAGTTTCATCTCCACGAGTGCAATCAACAGGAAGGCCTTCCGATGAATCAAGCGCTCTGAACGGCTAGTGTGTGCTGAATCACAAATCTTTGGGTTCAGTATGCCATCTCAAACATTCACTTCGCTGGAGTATGTATGGTTTCGAACAGTATCGCCAAGGGCAGCGAGCCTCGAGCAGAAGCAATTTTGGTCCGCTGGCTCACGGAAAAGGAGGTGGCGGCCATTACCCGCTTGAGCCTCTCTACCCTCCGGGCGCACCGGTTTGCCGGAAGGGGAATACCCTACGCAAAAATCGGACGCTCAGTACGTTACTCGGCCACCGAGGTCCAACGGTACATGACCGAACGCCAAATTGTCCCGCACAAGGTAGTGTCATGCTGACCCTGTCTAGCGGCCTGTCCGAAGGAACGCACAGCATAACAGTCGCTGTGGGGGCAGAGGCCCCTACGGCAAACGGAACAAACCAAACTACCCGTGAAACGGGAAAGGATCTCTCCATGAGCAATGACGGAGACCCCAAAAACAATGTTGCACTCGTGCACACTCCGGACCAGTCCGCCATGGCTGAAATGGGGCAAAAGCTCGGTGCTGTACTTCAGGCAGCAAGTGCAGGAGACCTTGAAGGCATAGACCGCGTGGACATTGAGCTAGTCCCGCAGGTGCTCTACGGCATAAAGGTCTGCGTCTACCCCAAGAAGTAACCTAAACTTGCCATGGGGTCGAGTATCCACCGACCCCATGGCCACTGGAGATTAACTATGACAAATCGTAGAATTATAAAGAACCTCGCTGAACAAGCCAGGACTACGGGCGAAGTCGCATCATACGAAGCCCCGCCCAAAGGTGTAGCCCCTTTATCCTCCTCGGCCCCGAATCCTACACCCGCGCAAAATGGCACGGTTATTGATGTGCCGTTCCGTACTGTTTGTGCACCGTGCTACAGCCCCCAGCTGATTCCGATGCTCATTAACCCGCCGCTCCGCAATGAACACGGCATTCCACTCAAAGCAAAGTTGGAAACGCTTGTACAAAGATATGACCGAACCGGACTACCAGCCTTGTTAAGGTGTCCACTACGGGCAGAGTTTTTTGCGGCCCTTGTCGCCTATGAAGTCTGCACCACCGATGAACCGGACAAGCGCGAGCTCTGCATCCGTGCCCTTGGAGGGGAAGATAATGATATGCGCACATGGCGTACTGCTCCTCCGCCCCCCGCTGATATCGTATCTTGGGCTGTAGGCAAGCTGAACCGGAGCCGCGTCATGACAGCCCTCGTGCTGGGCGAAGTGTTTGGTCTGAAGCCGGAACACTGCTTTTCCAGCTTCCCCACGTCCAGCATTCACAACGCAGCCATTAGCACTGCTGCCGTTGAAAAAATTCCACACCACCTTCACGGCAATGGCATTGACTTCACACTCAAGGCGAAATTCAGGGTGCGTAACCTTGACGGCACGGACTCGTTGGTGCTCTGCATGTACACGACCGGCGACCAAGATCTGTTTGTTGTCGCGATACGCAAAGTAACAGAGACTGGCACCCCTATCGTATCTCTGGGAGCCGCCCCAGCACCAGCCCACCTGTTCGCGCGGGACTTGATCTTGAAAAATCCTGCGGCAGAAGTATGGCTCTGCACGGACATTCGCGTGGCTATGCGGCTTACAGACCTTGCCAAGGAAGGGCGCGTGATTGAGCGCACCGGGGTTGTCGTCTCTGGCTTCTTCGGAGGCGATGATGCGGTCAAAGCCCTTATTGCCAGCGACTTGGCTGGGCACAACGTGACCATCCTCTCCTCCCCAGGACAGGACGGATGGGAAAGTGTACCTGTGCTTGCGAAAACCTGCATGGACTACGGCGCATTTCAGGTCTCCCTCTTTCCCTGGCCCCTTGTTCCCGAACGCGGGCTGACCTACAAGGAGCCACTGAAGCCTGAGGTGGCAAGATGTTTATACGATAGGCAAATCCACATTGGTGACGTCGAGTTGCCTTCGCGACTTGCGGAACAAGTGCGGACAATGGCTATTCCTTTGGAGAACCTGCAAGCATGGAAGCGACAAGTCGGGCTCGTAAGCCCGGCAGAGCGAGAAAGCGAAGGCAAGCACGAACCAGACTTTGCTCTTGTGACCTTTGGTGCGCTTCCTGATAAAGTATCAGCAGCACCGAACAGCGCAATGAGCATAAGCAGCATGCTTACGCCCAGTTACACAACAATGATCTGGGGCTTCTCCAACGCTGGAAAGAGTTGGTTCGCCATTGAAATCGCCTTAGCCCTCGCCACGGGAACACCCTGTTTCTTCCTTACAGCCTCCCCACCCACAAAGGTGGTATACCTTGACGGCGAAGTAGGCGAGGCCGACTTCAAGCAACGATGCGTGCAACTGATGGGGAACAGGGAAGGACGCCGAGCGCTGCTCGACACCAACCTTGGCGTTGTCTCTCTTCGGGGAGGGCAAAGCCTTCTTGATGGGAAAAGGCAGGATGAGGTACTTGCAACCCTCAAAGAGGCGGAAACACAGGTCGTCTTTATTGACAACCTGTTCTCTCTGGCTCCCAATGCGGCAAAAGCCAATGCCACGCCTTTTTTTGAATTCATCAAGAGGATCCAAGCTGAGGGCATAGCCGTCATCATCATTCACCATGCAAGGAAAACGGCTACGGACTTCAAGGGCCCTGTGGAACTTGTGAGCCTGTGCCAGAACGTACTGCACATAGAAGGTCGGGACCAAATCCATGCGGACGATCGGGATCTGTTGTGTAAAGCCGTACATGATGCCCTTGCCACAGATGGTCCTGTCGCCCGTGTTTACGTAGACAAATGTAAGGTTGCTCCTCACTTTGAACGTCGCCATGGCACCTACAAGCTGCCGGTTGGGCAACCTTGGGAATGGGTGGAAGGCGATCTCTGCCCTGTTGATGACAACCACGAAATCTCGGCGTCAACGGCTTCCTCCACGCCTGTGCATGACGAGACGAACTATCACCGCTCACTCTCTGACCTCACTCCAGATCAGCAAAGAGTTCTTGAGGTTATGGAGAAGGGGAAGTCCTACTACCGAAAGAACATTGAAGAAATCTCAGGCCTCAAAGAGGACAGGGTCCGCAAGGCCCTGAATGCTCTTCGGGAAGCCGGTCTTATAAGCCGAGAAGGCAATGGCAAAGACACACACTACCGGCGCGTATAACAAGAGTGCCAAACGCCCCCTCCCAAGTCCGGGAGGGGGCATTCCACACCTTTACGCGGCAGGGCACTGTTCCCCGTGCATCATGGCGTTGTCGTTATCCAAACCCCACGGCTCCAATACCTGCCGATTTCGTTACCCCCCCCCCCGGAACGACGACGAAACAGGAAAGTAGGAATTTCCTGTGCGTTGCAGGCTCGTTTCCCCGTTATGCATGGGAGATACTCCGCATGCTTCGCCTTTTTCCGTCTTGTTTCCGTCGGGAATACCCTGCTTTTACGCAGCGAAAATCAGCATATCGAATAAAAGCACTACATTAGCTAGCAAGGGAAATGAGCTCTCGCCTTTGATTCCGCGTCTTCCTAGTCCTGAAAGGCGTCCACCGCGCCGACCTAGTGTCGATCATCAAATTCCACCTATATATTACCTCCATGAGCAGGCCATATCTTTGCCTCTGCCGCCCAGCGCGGCGGAGGCATTTCCATTTCACACGCCTACAAGGAGGTAACCATGACCGAAGCCCCTTTATCCCATCCCGCCCCTGGCGCATCCCCGACCATCACCGAATTGGCTAAGGCCATGCTGCGGGTGCAGCAGTCCCTGTCTCCGGCGTCCAAGGATGCCGAAAACCCTTTCGTCAACAAGCGTTACGCCACGCTGAACTCCGTCATGGATGCCTGCCGTGAGGGGCTCATCGCCAACGGCATCTGGGTTGCGCAGTATCCCGTGCCGGTGGAGACCGGCCATCTCGGCCTTGTCACGAAGCTTGTCCACGCAGAATCTGGCCAGTGGCAATCTTCCCTCATGGTCATGCCGCTTCCGAAGGCCGACCCGCAAGGATACGGCTCCGCACTGACCTACGCACGGCGCTATGGCCTCGCCACCATGGTGGGTCTGGTCACTGAGGCGGACGATGACGCCGAAGGGGCCATGCCCAGAAGCGGAAACCGTCCGGCCAAGGCACAGGCGGCCACAGGGGCACGAAAGGAATCTACACAGGCATCTCCTGCCCGTAGCGGGACGATGGCGACAGTCGCACCACAACCACCGGCGCAGCGCAATGAGAAGCAGGGTGAACGTCCAAGGGCAGCATTGGCCGCATTGCCCCGCATAGACGGCATCACCTACCAGACCATTCAGGCACAGGACGGACGCACCTGCGTCACGGCTTCCGGCGACACCCGGAGCAAGAAGGCACTGTTGCAGGAGGCTGGTTTTCGTTGGGATGCTACCCGCAAAGTCTGGTGGCGGTACGCCGATGCTCAAGCCGCCTGACCCTGCTGGCATACTCGCAACAAGCAACGCTACGAAAAGTCCCCCACATCGGGGGCTTTTCCGTTTCACGGGAGGAATTCATGGACAACAACGAAAGCAACACGCATCAGGACAAGGGCCTTGCGCTCTTGGCGCAGGTCGCACGAGGGCTCATTGCCCACGATAACCATCATACCGCCGCACAGCTTGGGGACCGCTCCGCGTACGTGGGCATGTCCGACATCGGCAAAGGAGCGGAATGCCTGCGGGCTGCCGTGGCGGGGAAACTGCACATGGCCCGCACGCCCAGCACGCAGGATATTGGGGAATGGTACCGGGCAGGAGAGCATGAACGCATCCGAACGGCCCTGCGACGTCATCTTATCTTGCAGCGCGGGCACTGGATGGAAGCGGGGCTTGCCAAGGTGCTGCACGCCAACGGCGCAAACCTTCTGCATCAGCTGGAAGTCGCCGTGGAGCATGACGGTACCCCCATCCGGGCCCATCTGGACTTCACGCTGGTCTGGGGCTGGCCAAGACCCGCCATACGGATTCTGGAACTGAAGAGCACTGAGCGTATTCCGGACACCCTGTACACGGCTTACGAAACCCAGCTTTACGGACAACTGGGCCTGCTCAAGACCCACTGGTCGGAACCGGTCTTTGCCATGCGGGATGCGGACGGCAACACCGTCTTCGAGCACCTGACCTTCCCGCAGGTAGCCAAGCTTCTGTTCGGCATTTCCCTGCCGCGTCAGGCGGACAGCATGGACATTGAAGGCTGGGTGCTCTGCCTGTCCATGTCCGATGCCCGTGCCTTTGGGCCATACCAGCCCGACGCCACCATGCTCGGCATGTGCCAGCGCATTGCCGGGGACATCTGGACCACTGCCCGGCGGGTCTGGGACGGAACTGAATCCATCGACGCCGTGGACTACTGCAAGGGGTTTCATCCCCTGTGTGACTGGTGTGACCATTCAGAGGGCTGTCCCAAGTTCACGGTGCAGGAACTGGATGACCCGGCATATGACCACGCCTTGCAGAAACTCGCTGACCTAAAATCCTGCAGGAATGATCTGGAGGATTCCATTGCCGCAGAAGAAGACCGGCTGCGTTCGTTCTATGTTTCTGTGGGGGGTATGGACACCACTACAGAGTGGCTTGCAACGGCAGGATTCCGCTTCAAAATCTCCAGCCAGGCTGGCCGTAAAACCATCGATTCCGCAAAACTGGATATGGAACTGCGCGGCACTCTTGGCGATGAAGAAGCCGAAGAACTGCTCGCACGGGTGACCAGGACCGGAAAGCCTTCGCAGCGGCTGTGGGTGAGCAGAAGGCTTAATGCAGTGGCAGCGGGCTAAAGATGACCAAAGCGCTATGGTCTATCAGGCACAACCGGTTCAGGAGGATATTGCAAGGCGGCATGAACAACCGCTTTGATATAAAGCGTAGCCCGGAGCGCATCGTGCCCGTACACAAGGATATAGTTCTTGTGCACGACCAGTTCCCGCGTGTCCGCCACCCGTCCTATGCGCCCTCTGAAGGGTAGCGCGGCCAAAGAGTCTGCTGCAGCGGTAAAAAGTGCGTCCAGTTCGATGGCGGCGTGTGGATTATCCGCAGCGATGAACAGGACTATGCGCTCACGGTCCGTGTCCGCTGCCTCAGTCCAGACCACCTTCATAGGGTGTCGTGCTGGCTGAGGATCGCGGCCTTACGCTGGGCAGCCTT
This window encodes:
- a CDS encoding ERF family protein codes for the protein MTEAPLSHPAPGASPTITELAKAMLRVQQSLSPASKDAENPFVNKRYATLNSVMDACREGLIANGIWVAQYPVPVETGHLGLVTKLVHAESGQWQSSLMVMPLPKADPQGYGSALTYARRYGLATMVGLVTEADDDAEGAMPRSGNRPAKAQAATGARKESTQASPARSGTMATVAPQPPAQRNEKQGERPRAALAALPRIDGITYQTIQAQDGRTCVTASGDTRSKKALLQEAGFRWDATRKVWWRYADAQAA
- a CDS encoding type II toxin-antitoxin system RelE/ParE family toxin, producing the protein MKVVWTEAADTDRERIVLFIAADNPHAAIELDALFTAAADSLAALPFRGRIGRVADTRELVVHKNYILVYGHDALRATLYIKAVVHAALQYPPEPVVPDRP